Proteins encoded within one genomic window of Bacteroidetes bacterium SB0662_bin_6:
- a CDS encoding CDP-alcohol phosphatidyltransferase family protein translates to MKHLPNALTIVRILVTPVVLILLYSNALPGIAIALVLFLIAAASDYLDGKIAREFEARSELGQALDPLADKVLVLGTFVMLCVIVPEFVPWWGVALIGLRDISVTWMRSQSRVSGGGFTLPVAKRKTAVQIVYLSGILVLLTFEKLEGAAGAWARWVLDTPIPLAAFLLVVAFTLWTGWIYLFREKRTG, encoded by the coding sequence ATGAAACATCTTCCGAACGCCCTTACGATCGTGCGTATACTGGTGACGCCGGTGGTGCTTATCCTGTTGTACAGCAATGCGTTACCTGGAATAGCTATTGCGTTGGTTTTATTCCTGATCGCGGCGGCGTCCGATTATCTGGACGGGAAGATCGCCCGGGAATTCGAAGCCCGGTCCGAGCTGGGACAGGCGCTTGACCCGCTTGCCGACAAGGTGCTGGTGCTGGGCACCTTCGTAATGCTTTGTGTGATCGTTCCCGAGTTTGTACCATGGTGGGGCGTGGCGCTCATCGGATTGCGCGATATATCGGTGACCTGGATGCGCTCTCAATCCCGGGTATCCGGCGGCGGGTTCACGCTGCCTGTCGCCAAGAGGAAAACGGCTGTCCAGATCGTATACCTGAGCGGGATACTGGTCCTCCTGACATTCGAGAAACTGGAAGGAGCTGCCGGCGCCTGGGCCAGGTGGGTACTCGATACGCCCATCCCGCTTGCAGCCTTTTTGCTGGTCGTTGCGTTTACGCTGTGGACCGGATGGATATACCTGTTCAGAGAAAAGCGCACCGGATAA